A single window of Dendropsophus ebraccatus isolate aDenEbr1 chromosome 5, aDenEbr1.pat, whole genome shotgun sequence DNA harbors:
- the LOC138794159 gene encoding olfactory receptor 5AR1-like has product MTQGNKSSVREFVIMGITTDPQLQHILFVVFLLIYLVSVACNTSIMLTILIINDLHSPMYYFLCSLSFSDLCYSTVISPKMLFDFFLERKLISFIGCALQLYFFAVFASTEGYMLSTMAYDRYVAICHPLLYVIIMNGRKCVILTLIVYIGGLCTAGIHASCTFSLPFCGPNVINHFYCDIPPLMELSCADTYMSKTIIFGVVFCFGLFSAIVVLASYMYIFFTILTIRSSEGRHKAFSTCSSHLLCVALFYGTVFFMYLRPASNYSITQDKIVSVFYTMIIPMMNPIIYCLRNKEVKEAMKSCISRLLVHIY; this is encoded by the coding sequence ATGACCCAAGGTAACAAGTCATCTGTAAGAGAGTTTGTAATAATGGGAATTACTACTGACCCACAACTGCAGCATATCCTATTTGTTGTTTTTCTGCTGATATACCTTGTAAGTGTTGCCTGCAATACAAGTATCATGTTAACAATCCTGATCATCAATGATCTTCATAGTCCTATGTATTACTTTCTTTGCAGTCTGTCCTTCTCGGATCTTTGCTATTCTACAGTCATTTCTCCTAAGATGTTATTCGATTTCTTTCTGGAAAGGAAACTGATCTCGTTTATTGGCTGTGCTCTTCAGTTGTATTTCTTTGCAGTCTTTGCTAGTACTGAAGGCTACATGTTGTCCACCATGGCCTACGATCGCTATGTTGCCATATGTCACCCTCTTCTGTATGTAATAATAATGAATGGAAGAAAATGTGTGATTCTTACTCTTATTGTTTATATTGGCGGTTTATGTACTGCGGGCATCCATGCATCATGCACATTCTCACTGCCATTTTGTGGACCTAATGTAATTAACCATTTCTACTGTGATATTCCTCCACTGATGGAACTCTCGTGTGCTGATACATACATGAGCAAGACTATTATATTTGGTGTAGTCTTTTGCTTTGGTCTTTTTTCAGCGATTGTCGTATTAGcttcatatatgtatatttttttcactatattgACAATTCGCTCATCAGAAGGGAGGCACAAAGCATTTTCAACATGTTCTTCCCATCTACTTTGTGTTGCCTTATTTTATGGAACGGTTTTCTTTATGTATCTCCGTCCAGCTTCCAACTACTCCATCACACAGGACAAAATAGtatctgtattctatacaatGATAATCCCTATGATGAACCCAATAATCTATTGCTTACGTAACAAAGAGGTGAAAGAAGCCATGAAGTCCTGCATTAGTAGATTACTAGTACACATATACTAA